The following are encoded in a window of Pontiella desulfatans genomic DNA:
- a CDS encoding NPCBM/NEW2 domain-containing protein, translated as MKLSLYRFSGLMMTAVYMLAAGVTAAAGEPWKTAIPVPVYEDEPGYVELYWKAWEQARDHIKEQPGLPQSPYVDEAFSDDSIWIWDTCFMVLFCKYAPDLFPGVETLNNFYVPLHDKSVPAGTYPLNVRHPDNPPLFAWVEYDNFAFTGDKAHVRELLTDTQYLQKHFKWFDTVQPGWTFKSAKAESAKVELKRLEHGYLWSGCSSGMDNTARHRGLWVDAISQQALSALYISRMADSIGQQDVAAEWKAKYDELKKTINQYYWDEDDGIYYDVDPKTMKHLKVKTPASYWPMLAEVCSPEQAARMVKHITDPNTFGGKRPWVTVARNDPAFAMPDGDYWRGGIWLPTAYMGTKALEKYGFYAEADAAAENLLDHMLRTFKAYEPNTIWECYSPTRDHPVVRRNGHIVRPDFCGWSALGPISMFIENILGFHKVDALDKRVEWRLYRPGKHGIKKLKFADVQTDILYDGEGSVTIESSAPYTLVINGAAHSIPEGHSALTVEAPPQKEDTESLPSLTASEVPQSVDELWAGYDPDREPLDIEVIREWNEDGCVIQYLTYTIGTFKGEKSTMAAFYAVPENTKGKIPALIQMHGGGQRAMIASAKYGAENGYACLSINWGGREMENAQPGDPNTDWGAIDATQTGHNSHYGSLAPDHLTIDPFESPRNNNWFLITLGAKRGVSFLQQQPEVDADRIGAFGHSMGGFLTVMLTGADPRIKAAAPSCGGSGSAPELIRNRLNSGAARKHSELYYKTIDDAQYIKRIQAPILYVGPHNDFCGNLDNMYANWSGMPSERIGYTVTPHMNHRATPEHAFANMLWFDHHLKGTFDFPETPQLTVNLKDSQGVPMATLSPDQIDKVAKVDFYYSVDNHTLTRFWRSTPAKRLGDQWQAQLPVSSADQSLYVVANVYYHIDHNVVGYPWLRDMPETFGVSSEMKSFMPAELQTAGVRGDEKRERMIQAEFDYQDWYTLSWENSHHWCAYTRKIKDPRYAGPDGAELALDIQVDHDLSFIIHARNNSWDAFSGESKGDYYALVSVSGSPDWQTVKVKPSDFKPENSRTTAPLIQWQHVTELGLCARIRVDQDGGAVVVPEGKEIAFREPRKFRNLRWEGGSYANFPAFGEVGGGKISATAGLGDDEFQKAIDDSIALEKQDEAAAEGGKVYLRKEMASSVDSHWQVLNDKGVEGKPIRVGGKKYLRGLGVHAESKITFPLSGRFSSFHVVPGPDDAHHGQLEMKILVDGKEVFATGKVRSPTFESQPVTVPVKGAGELTLIVTDGGEDIGGDHASWADAYLTK; from the coding sequence ATGAAACTTAGTTTGTATCGCTTTTCAGGTTTGATGATGACCGCCGTTTATATGCTCGCAGCCGGTGTAACAGCTGCTGCCGGTGAACCGTGGAAGACCGCCATTCCGGTGCCGGTTTACGAAGATGAACCCGGCTATGTTGAACTGTACTGGAAAGCCTGGGAACAGGCGCGCGATCATATCAAAGAGCAGCCCGGCCTGCCGCAGTCCCCCTATGTGGATGAAGCGTTCAGTGATGACTCAATTTGGATCTGGGATACCTGCTTCATGGTGCTGTTCTGCAAGTATGCGCCAGACCTGTTCCCCGGGGTGGAGACATTAAACAATTTTTATGTGCCGCTTCACGATAAGTCGGTTCCGGCGGGAACCTATCCACTGAATGTACGGCATCCGGATAATCCGCCGCTTTTTGCCTGGGTGGAATATGACAACTTTGCCTTCACGGGCGACAAAGCGCATGTTCGCGAACTGCTCACGGACACGCAGTATCTTCAAAAGCACTTTAAGTGGTTTGATACGGTTCAGCCCGGTTGGACCTTCAAATCGGCCAAAGCCGAGAGCGCCAAAGTTGAGCTCAAAAGACTGGAGCACGGCTATCTCTGGTCCGGTTGCTCGAGCGGAATGGATAACACCGCGCGGCATCGGGGACTCTGGGTGGATGCCATTTCACAGCAGGCGCTTTCCGCGCTGTACATCAGCCGCATGGCCGACAGCATCGGGCAGCAGGATGTTGCCGCCGAATGGAAGGCGAAATACGACGAGCTTAAAAAGACGATCAATCAATACTATTGGGATGAAGACGACGGCATTTATTATGATGTGGATCCGAAAACGATGAAGCATCTCAAGGTGAAAACGCCGGCCTCGTACTGGCCGATGCTGGCGGAGGTCTGCAGCCCCGAACAGGCCGCACGAATGGTTAAACACATCACCGATCCCAACACCTTCGGCGGAAAACGCCCGTGGGTGACCGTGGCGCGAAATGATCCGGCATTTGCCATGCCGGATGGGGATTACTGGCGAGGAGGCATCTGGCTTCCGACCGCTTATATGGGTACCAAAGCACTGGAAAAATATGGATTTTATGCCGAGGCCGACGCGGCGGCCGAAAATCTGTTGGATCATATGCTGCGCACGTTTAAGGCCTACGAACCGAATACCATCTGGGAATGCTACAGCCCTACAAGAGATCATCCGGTCGTCCGGAGAAATGGTCACATTGTTCGACCCGATTTCTGTGGTTGGTCCGCCCTGGGTCCCATTTCCATGTTCATCGAAAATATCCTCGGCTTCCATAAAGTGGACGCGCTCGATAAGCGGGTCGAGTGGCGCCTCTACCGTCCGGGAAAGCACGGTATCAAAAAACTGAAGTTCGCGGATGTCCAGACGGATATTCTCTATGACGGTGAGGGCAGCGTAACCATTGAAAGCAGCGCACCCTACACACTCGTGATCAACGGAGCCGCGCATTCAATCCCCGAAGGCCACTCGGCTCTCACGGTTGAAGCGCCCCCGCAAAAGGAAGATACCGAATCGCTTCCGTCGCTGACGGCCAGCGAGGTTCCACAGTCGGTTGATGAACTGTGGGCCGGTTACGACCCGGACCGCGAACCTCTGGATATAGAAGTGATTCGCGAGTGGAACGAAGACGGCTGTGTTATCCAATACCTCACCTATACGATCGGAACCTTTAAAGGTGAAAAATCGACCATGGCGGCATTTTATGCGGTTCCGGAAAATACAAAGGGAAAAATCCCGGCCCTGATCCAAATGCACGGCGGCGGCCAGCGTGCCATGATTGCCAGTGCGAAGTACGGCGCGGAGAATGGCTATGCCTGTTTGTCGATCAACTGGGGCGGTCGCGAAATGGAGAACGCACAGCCCGGTGATCCCAACACGGATTGGGGAGCAATCGATGCAACGCAAACGGGACACAACAGCCATTACGGAAGCCTGGCTCCCGATCACCTGACGATCGATCCCTTTGAGTCACCGCGAAACAACAACTGGTTTTTGATTACCCTCGGTGCAAAACGGGGGGTCTCTTTTCTTCAGCAGCAGCCGGAAGTCGATGCCGACCGGATCGGTGCGTTCGGGCACTCCATGGGCGGTTTTCTCACGGTCATGCTGACGGGGGCCGACCCGCGCATCAAAGCGGCGGCTCCGTCCTGCGGTGGAAGCGGCTCTGCGCCGGAGCTGATCCGAAACCGTTTGAATTCGGGTGCGGCCCGGAAGCACTCCGAGCTGTATTACAAAACGATCGACGACGCCCAGTATATCAAACGCATTCAGGCTCCAATCCTGTATGTCGGGCCGCACAACGACTTCTGCGGTAATCTCGACAACATGTATGCGAACTGGAGCGGAATGCCGTCCGAACGTATTGGATACACCGTCACCCCTCACATGAACCATCGCGCAACACCGGAGCATGCCTTCGCGAATATGCTGTGGTTTGATCACCATCTCAAAGGAACCTTCGATTTCCCCGAAACGCCGCAGCTGACGGTGAACCTTAAAGACAGCCAAGGTGTGCCGATGGCCACCCTGAGTCCGGATCAGATCGATAAGGTAGCCAAGGTCGACTTCTATTATTCGGTCGATAATCACACGCTGACCCGTTTCTGGCGCAGTACCCCGGCGAAGAGGTTGGGCGATCAATGGCAGGCACAACTCCCGGTCAGCAGTGCAGATCAGTCCCTGTATGTTGTGGCCAATGTGTATTACCACATCGATCATAACGTGGTTGGTTATCCCTGGCTTCGGGACATGCCCGAAACCTTCGGCGTCAGCTCGGAAATGAAAAGCTTTATGCCTGCTGAACTGCAGACTGCCGGTGTGCGCGGCGACGAAAAACGTGAGCGGATGATTCAGGCGGAGTTCGACTATCAGGACTGGTATACACTGAGCTGGGAAAATTCGCATCACTGGTGTGCCTATACCCGGAAAATCAAAGACCCCCGCTATGCCGGCCCCGATGGCGCGGAGCTGGCTCTGGACATTCAGGTCGACCACGATCTCTCCTTTATCATTCATGCGCGCAACAACAGCTGGGATGCATTTTCCGGCGAATCGAAAGGCGACTACTATGCGCTGGTTTCGGTGAGCGGGTCTCCCGACTGGCAGACCGTTAAAGTGAAACCGAGCGACTTTAAACCCGAGAACAGCCGGACCACCGCGCCGTTAATCCAGTGGCAGCATGTTACCGAACTGGGGCTGTGCGCACGCATCAGGGTCGATCAGGATGGTGGAGCCGTCGTGGTTCCGGAAGGAAAAGAAATCGCATTTCGCGAACCCCGTAAATTCAGAAACCTGCGCTGGGAGGGAGGGAGTTATGCAAACTTTCCGGCGTTCGGTGAAGTCGGCGGCGGAAAAATTTCCGCAACAGCCGGGCTGGGGGATGATGAATTCCAGAAGGCCATTGACGATTCTATTGCACTTGAAAAACAGGATGAAGCGGCCGCTGAAGGCGGTAAAGTTTATCTGCGCAAAGAGATGGCTTCCTCGGTCGACAGTCATTGGCAGGTGCTGAATGACAAGGGGGTTGAAGGCAAGCCGATCCGTGTAGGTGGAAAAAAATACCTGCGCGGTTTGGGCGTCCATGCGGAGTCAAAAATCACCTTCCCGCTGAGCGGCCGGTTTTCCTCGTTTCATGTAGTTCCGGGGCCGGATGATGCGCACCACGGGCAGCTGGAAATGAAAATCTTGGTGGACGGGAAAGAAGTGTTCGCCACTGGAAAAGTACGAAGTCCCACATTTGAATCACAGCCGGTAACGGTTCCGGTGAAGGGCGCTGGCGAGTTGACTCTGATCGTCACCGATGGTGGCGAAGACATCGGCGGCGATCACGCCAGCTGGGCCGATGCTTATCTCACGAAGTAA
- a CDS encoding alpha/beta hydrolase-fold protein, whose translation MMKLFVLLIVTASSLSLFAERWPPSKVEVKRRTTEVFRHGSKDEWGYSRPQDDTFFVVHPRGAKTNAPLYVVLHSAGHDVWSAVQCTAQAGNHDIYHSPDNFYALYLDCRANPGDWWWGGTNPRDSGDKKKNSGDELQPVENRVVGTVKWVMETYDIDPNRVYLCGNSMGGSGALGIGLRHGDLFAAVKANVPAGIEHVSNRLYFPPASVPAGLKLPDPPVVVDYSAQNDQWSIGHGRFVKAMNDRKYPLFFYWGPFGHANNHARILGVNDLINSFDWLNVKKNEAYAVFSNASCNDPLPWPDNLSSTAAGQVNAFFRWKTMADTESRFEMQLYLVSEKDLTTTFTIPKAATADVSLRRLQRLEIEPGQMVQWQYGKTGGEISADADGLITIPDLTITESPSLLMISM comes from the coding sequence ATGATGAAGTTATTTGTTCTTTTGATTGTGACGGCATCTTCGCTTTCTCTCTTTGCGGAGCGCTGGCCCCCGTCAAAGGTGGAGGTTAAGAGAAGGACGACGGAAGTCTTTCGCCATGGCTCCAAAGATGAATGGGGCTATTCCAGACCCCAGGATGATACGTTTTTTGTGGTTCATCCCCGGGGCGCGAAAACGAATGCGCCGCTCTATGTCGTGCTGCATTCTGCCGGCCACGATGTGTGGTCCGCCGTGCAATGTACTGCACAGGCCGGCAATCACGATATCTACCATTCGCCCGACAACTTTTATGCACTTTATCTCGATTGCCGCGCGAATCCAGGCGACTGGTGGTGGGGTGGTACGAATCCGCGCGATTCCGGCGATAAAAAAAAGAATTCCGGCGACGAGCTGCAACCGGTGGAGAACCGGGTGGTTGGTACCGTGAAGTGGGTGATGGAGACCTATGATATCGACCCGAACCGCGTTTATCTTTGCGGAAACTCGATGGGCGGCAGTGGCGCGCTGGGAATCGGGCTGCGCCATGGGGATCTTTTTGCGGCGGTTAAGGCCAACGTTCCGGCGGGGATCGAACATGTGTCCAATCGGTTGTATTTCCCGCCGGCTTCGGTTCCGGCGGGGCTAAAACTTCCTGATCCGCCGGTGGTGGTCGATTACTCCGCACAGAATGATCAATGGTCTATCGGACATGGGCGATTCGTGAAGGCCATGAATGACCGGAAGTATCCGCTGTTCTTCTATTGGGGTCCGTTCGGCCATGCCAATAATCATGCCCGGATTCTCGGGGTCAATGATCTGATCAACTCGTTTGACTGGCTGAATGTGAAGAAGAACGAAGCGTACGCCGTTTTCTCCAACGCATCGTGCAACGACCCGTTGCCATGGCCGGATAACCTAAGCTCCACCGCTGCCGGGCAGGTGAATGCATTCTTCCGCTGGAAAACTATGGCCGATACGGAAAGCCGGTTTGAGATGCAGCTGTATCTGGTTTCTGAGAAGGATTTAACCACGACGTTTACGATCCCGAAGGCCGCAACAGCAGATGTTTCTTTGCGCAGGCTGCAACGACTTGAGATCGAACCCGGGCAGATGGTTCAATGGCAATACGGCAAGACGGGAGGCGAGATCTCGGCGGATGCCGATGGTCTGATTACGATTCCGGATCTGACGATCACTGAATCCCCCTCATTATTAATGATCAGCATGTAG
- a CDS encoding GDSL-type esterase/lipase family protein: MIKFLIAVLAISVLVVSGDPGRPMAAKSERPSEWWHQRHLEKVAEAEKGDVDVILIGDSITQYGERDGWYGYYFGNRKVLNLGFGGDCTQQVLWRLQNGEIDGLNPKLVSVMIGTNNARRNTPEAIVRGIQDILKELRQRLPESKIVLFSIFPRAVGTEYDTVQAVNKRLPELADGRTVLHVDINDQFLNPDGLINEELYYKDLLHLSDKGYQLWWSQLEPYVSQALGEKPLVSNPPRAIRSELRGGPRHQEKVAECAEGGHELVFVGDSITHFWEREGDWGIEVWNKYYRHRKPLNLGFGGDRTEWVNWRLQNGEVDGLSPKVVVLMIGTNNSGVKNDRPEDTLAGIESNLRTIRYHLPESKILLLSIFPRGEMPDDPLRRRNEQVNLRLPALAERIPGVVHLNINEAFLDENGVLSRELMPDLLHPNTRGYQVWAEAMEPTLSELFGDEPVK, from the coding sequence ATGATTAAATTTTTGATCGCGGTATTGGCCATTTCTGTTCTGGTTGTATCCGGAGATCCCGGAAGGCCGATGGCGGCGAAGTCCGAACGCCCCTCTGAATGGTGGCACCAGCGTCATCTTGAAAAAGTGGCGGAGGCGGAAAAGGGCGATGTGGATGTCATTCTGATTGGTGACTCAATTACCCAGTACGGTGAGCGGGACGGTTGGTATGGCTATTATTTCGGCAACCGGAAGGTACTGAACCTGGGGTTCGGGGGCGACTGCACCCAGCAGGTGCTGTGGCGTCTGCAGAACGGCGAAATCGACGGGCTTAATCCAAAGCTGGTTTCGGTCATGATCGGTACGAACAATGCCCGCCGTAATACGCCTGAAGCTATTGTTCGCGGCATTCAGGACATTCTTAAAGAACTGCGCCAGCGGTTGCCGGAATCGAAAATTGTTCTGTTTTCCATTTTTCCCCGTGCAGTCGGTACAGAGTACGACACGGTACAGGCGGTGAACAAACGCTTGCCGGAACTGGCGGACGGTCGGACGGTACTTCATGTGGATATAAATGATCAGTTTTTAAATCCGGACGGATTGATCAACGAAGAGCTCTATTACAAGGATCTGCTTCATCTCAGCGACAAGGGTTATCAGCTGTGGTGGTCGCAGCTGGAGCCATATGTCAGCCAAGCACTCGGTGAAAAGCCATTAGTTTCGAATCCGCCGCGCGCGATTCGGTCTGAATTGCGGGGCGGCCCGCGGCATCAGGAGAAAGTGGCGGAATGTGCGGAGGGCGGCCATGAGCTGGTTTTTGTCGGTGACTCCATTACGCATTTCTGGGAGCGCGAGGGCGATTGGGGTATTGAAGTCTGGAATAAATACTACAGGCATCGCAAGCCCTTGAATCTGGGCTTCGGCGGCGACCGGACGGAGTGGGTGAACTGGCGCCTTCAGAACGGTGAGGTCGACGGGCTGAGCCCGAAGGTGGTGGTGCTGATGATCGGCACCAACAATTCCGGGGTGAAGAACGACCGCCCCGAGGATACCCTGGCGGGGATTGAGAGCAACCTGCGGACGATCCGCTATCACCTGCCGGAGAGCAAAATTCTCCTATTATCGATTTTTCCGCGCGGAGAAATGCCGGACGATCCGCTGCGTAGGCGCAATGAGCAGGTCAATCTTAGGCTCCCGGCCTTGGCGGAGCGTATCCCGGGTGTGGTTCATTTGAATATTAATGAGGCATTCCTGGATGAGAACGGCGTACTGTCGCGTGAGCTGATGCCGGATCTGCTGCACCCAAATACCAGGGGTTATCAGGTTTGGGCCGAGGCGATGGAGCCAACGCTGAGTGAACTGTTTGGTGATGAGCCGGTTAAATAA
- a CDS encoding NPCBM/NEW2 domain-containing protein, producing the protein MKKHTVNYSIILVALLGQMTFGEALPETVVPEPRDNWWMQRHEEKLREVEQKKNEIDLVLIGDSITHFMDDRAPGIIQQTFPGVTYLNLGFSADRTENVLWRLQNGEIEGLSPRLTMIMIGTNNTGHRNDPAEATVEGIRLIVEEVCRRMPQTKVLLLSVFPRGATPDDGHRKRNEEINDLLPTLADNHTVFHLSINDAFLDAEGGLSNEIMPDLLHPNAAGYKVWMDAVKPTVEMLLAGQPKVPTPPEIWADYNPDKGDFKEEIVSEKTRDGIYTRESYISAYVNGEEIRVYCKYAVKEGARNAPGLMDVHGWMGAPNPDMSFVNDGWAVLSHGYCGKVKGRPHYTKYPKKLLQGNMDRAEGPPVWSYTEGREPITDYRQTSDYLWYAIQRRALSYLLSQKEVDASRIGSKGYSYGGTIMWNLGMDPRVKATVAYFGIGWNEYYRSKQVWMYNQPYQTPKMDEGEKIYLPTMAPQAHAPYITAATLWLNGSNDHHGGHERSELMFNRFSPDVPWDFAVQARGHHNTEKLGDGCKLWLEKHVLGRDHFWPERPESEIRLGAGGVPELHLTPSNPDRIKELQIVQCLKMANNIERYWRDVKPVRKGNTWIAKLPVMNVDEYVFSYASIRYDNECVVSSDFEAVIPSQIGDALATDKKADELPGGADRWSHAAPAEGIGGITGFRPIDNRRGTKSEQFSDPKWRAPADADLSFKFYCTQPQTLILTANGRFAMDVEITASDEWQSMTIHAGQLMNPEGVVLGNWSDVKNVGFKPKAGSDITKVVFADFQWKASSGKVPEVNADGRAYLDQAAAVYCESHWRVMDDKGVEGKPLSISGTTYERGLGVHSNSEIKYSLNGLFSTFYVIPGPDDAHHGLLEMTILVDGRALYSSGKVRSTTFEAKPLEIPVQGAGELTLVVTDGGDGQGGDHASWADAYLMK; encoded by the coding sequence GTGAAGAAACATACTGTAAATTATTCGATTATACTGGTCGCATTGCTCGGTCAGATGACCTTTGGAGAGGCTTTGCCTGAGACCGTTGTTCCGGAACCTCGAGACAACTGGTGGATGCAGCGCCATGAGGAAAAGCTTCGGGAAGTTGAACAGAAGAAAAATGAAATCGATCTGGTTTTGATCGGGGACTCGATTACCCATTTCATGGATGACCGCGCTCCGGGAATTATTCAGCAGACGTTTCCCGGTGTGACATACCTCAATCTGGGGTTCAGTGCCGACCGGACCGAGAATGTTCTCTGGCGTCTGCAGAACGGGGAAATTGAGGGATTATCGCCCAGGCTGACCATGATCATGATCGGCACCAACAATACCGGCCACCGCAACGATCCGGCGGAGGCGACGGTTGAGGGTATCCGGCTGATTGTTGAGGAGGTCTGCCGGCGGATGCCGCAGACCAAAGTACTGTTGCTCTCGGTCTTCCCGCGTGGCGCAACGCCGGACGATGGTCACCGAAAGCGGAATGAGGAAATCAACGATCTGCTTCCAACGCTGGCCGATAACCATACGGTGTTTCATCTGAGCATCAATGATGCATTTCTGGATGCGGAGGGCGGATTGTCCAACGAGATCATGCCCGATCTGCTGCATCCGAATGCCGCCGGTTATAAAGTCTGGATGGATGCGGTAAAACCGACGGTTGAGATGCTTCTTGCCGGTCAACCGAAGGTTCCGACTCCGCCCGAAATCTGGGCGGACTATAATCCGGACAAGGGGGACTTTAAGGAGGAGATCGTTTCCGAGAAAACACGGGATGGAATTTATACCCGCGAGTCGTATATCAGCGCATACGTCAATGGTGAGGAGATCCGCGTTTATTGTAAATATGCAGTGAAAGAGGGTGCTCGGAATGCGCCGGGTCTGATGGATGTGCACGGATGGATGGGCGCACCGAATCCGGATATGAGTTTTGTGAATGATGGATGGGCGGTGCTATCGCACGGGTACTGCGGCAAAGTGAAAGGCAGGCCCCATTACACGAAATATCCTAAGAAACTTCTGCAAGGGAACATGGACCGGGCTGAAGGGCCGCCCGTCTGGTCATACACCGAGGGCCGGGAGCCGATTACAGATTATCGCCAGACCTCCGATTATCTCTGGTATGCCATTCAGCGGCGTGCGCTCAGTTATCTGCTGTCGCAGAAAGAGGTGGATGCTTCCCGTATCGGTTCCAAAGGGTACTCCTATGGCGGGACGATTATGTGGAACCTGGGCATGGATCCGCGCGTGAAAGCGACGGTGGCTTACTTCGGAATTGGCTGGAACGAATATTACCGCAGCAAACAGGTGTGGATGTACAACCAGCCATACCAGACTCCGAAAATGGATGAGGGAGAAAAAATTTATCTGCCGACCATGGCGCCGCAGGCGCATGCGCCGTATATCACGGCGGCTACTCTTTGGCTGAACGGCTCGAACGATCATCACGGCGGGCACGAACGCAGTGAGTTAATGTTTAATCGTTTCAGCCCCGACGTGCCGTGGGATTTTGCGGTTCAGGCGCGCGGGCATCACAATACAGAAAAGCTGGGCGACGGCTGCAAACTCTGGCTGGAAAAGCATGTGCTTGGCCGCGATCACTTCTGGCCGGAACGGCCGGAATCAGAAATCAGGCTGGGTGCAGGCGGTGTGCCCGAACTCCACCTAACCCCGTCAAATCCGGACCGGATCAAGGAACTTCAGATTGTTCAGTGCCTGAAGATGGCCAATAACATTGAGCGCTACTGGCGTGATGTGAAGCCGGTGCGTAAAGGCAATACCTGGATTGCCAAGCTGCCGGTGATGAATGTGGATGAATATGTATTCTCGTATGCCAGCATCCGCTACGACAATGAATGTGTTGTTTCATCCGACTTTGAAGCCGTGATCCCGTCACAAATAGGGGATGCCTTGGCCACAGATAAAAAAGCGGATGAACTTCCCGGCGGAGCTGATCGGTGGAGCCATGCTGCTCCCGCTGAAGGAATCGGCGGGATCACAGGGTTTCGCCCCATCGATAATCGGAGAGGCACGAAAAGCGAGCAGTTTTCTGATCCGAAATGGAGAGCCCCGGCCGATGCGGATTTGTCATTTAAGTTCTACTGTACGCAACCGCAAACACTGATTCTTACTGCAAACGGCCGGTTTGCGATGGATGTTGAAATTACCGCATCGGACGAGTGGCAGAGCATGACGATCCATGCCGGACAGTTGATGAACCCGGAGGGGGTTGTGCTGGGAAATTGGTCGGACGTCAAAAATGTCGGGTTTAAACCCAAAGCCGGCTCGGATATCACCAAGGTGGTCTTTGCTGATTTTCAATGGAAGGCCTCTTCGGGAAAAGTGCCGGAAGTGAATGCAGACGGCAGGGCCTACCTGGACCAGGCGGCCGCTGTTTACTGTGAAAGCCACTGGCGCGTCATGGATGACAAGGGGGTTGAAGGGAAACCTCTCAGCATATCCGGTACGACCTATGAACGTGGTTTAGGCGTTCACTCCAATTCAGAAATCAAATATTCATTAAACGGATTATTTTCCACCTTTTATGTGATTCCGGGGCCGGACGATGCCCATCATGGCCTGCTTGAGATGACAATCCTCGTCGATGGAAGAGCGCTTTATTCCTCCGGAAAAGTGCGCTCCACCACCTTCGAAGCAAAGCCGTTGGAGATTCCGGTGCAAGGCGCCGGAGAACTGACCTTGGTGGTCACAGACGGCGGCGATGGTCAGGGCGGTGATCATGCAAGCTGGGCGGATGCATATCTCATGAAATGA